One genomic region from Granulimonas faecalis encodes:
- a CDS encoding YhgE/Pip domain-containing protein — translation MHNILLIFKRDLVRILKNPVALVVTLGVAVIPALYAWFNILANWDPYENTGTIAVAVANEDAGADVEGQGHVDVGQAVVDALKDNHKLGWTFVDRDDALSGVDSGRFYAAIVIPEDFSADLASVVTGRLDRPRLEYYVNEKLNAVAPKVTDSGASTVESTVNEQFVSTVTDVVTEKAKALAGDVTQGTQGAADSASARIREARGDLEAIGGLVDKTRTTCTSAQAAATDAQGVLDRLSSTVAGSSDTLGSALSQLGEARDQARTLSSRLDDALVGGATTMAGISSTASHDIGALAGDIGGAQATVDSAAAQLQSAQDSLSQAKQRLDQAVADLPVDGPLGDRVAELKQRLQEQSGRIQAQLDAQQEALDRLSKLSDAVKNATSAADSGAQGVNDAVKGAADGLLDTREALSRDSLPQAGQALDDFAGAGSSLQGVLASLSTSIEGARGSLGQLVATVQEADGALGNTREALDGAMGTLDSLSADLAAVTSSEAFSSLKELTEVDSGRLADFMGSPVAIEQKAVFPVANYGSGVTPFYTDLALFVGGFVLVSIYKLEVDREGIENLKPWEAYFGRWLLLFVVGVLQALITCVGDLVLGIQCVSPAAFILAGVVESFVYVNMVYALAVAFKHVGKALAVLIVILQIPGSSGLYPIQMQPDFFRALSPWLPFTYGNNAMREAIAGFYDGHFGHDILMLLLFVVPSLLVGVVLRRYLLNLNRLFDAKLRDTDLMICERTEPPEAHFRLSTLLKAALDSESYLKVFNERCTWFNRHYQRMVHVGFRCLVLCSTVLLVPMFAAGPEVKFTVLVIWICAILALIAFLVVVEYLHERMNEKTDLTSLPHDRLLEMVGESLDREVAPIAPFSRMGWPKGRLEQLLKDARADERRDGDGPAEDDRGRGGDGR, via the coding sequence GTGCACAACATACTTCTGATATTCAAGCGGGACCTCGTCCGCATCCTCAAGAACCCGGTGGCCCTCGTGGTCACCCTGGGGGTGGCGGTGATTCCGGCCCTCTACGCGTGGTTCAACATCCTGGCCAACTGGGACCCCTACGAGAACACCGGCACGATCGCCGTGGCCGTGGCCAACGAGGACGCCGGCGCCGACGTGGAGGGCCAGGGCCACGTGGACGTGGGCCAGGCCGTGGTGGACGCCCTCAAGGACAACCACAAGCTCGGGTGGACCTTCGTGGACCGCGACGACGCCCTCTCCGGCGTGGACTCTGGCCGCTTCTACGCCGCCATCGTGATTCCCGAGGACTTCTCGGCAGACCTGGCCTCGGTGGTCACCGGCAGGCTCGACCGCCCCAGGCTGGAGTACTACGTCAACGAGAAGCTCAACGCGGTGGCCCCCAAGGTCACCGACTCGGGGGCCTCCACGGTGGAGAGCACCGTCAACGAGCAGTTCGTCTCCACCGTGACCGACGTGGTCACCGAGAAGGCCAAGGCCCTGGCCGGGGACGTCACCCAGGGCACCCAGGGGGCGGCCGACAGCGCGTCGGCGAGGATCCGTGAGGCCAGGGGCGACCTGGAGGCCATCGGCGGCCTCGTGGACAAGACCCGCACCACCTGCACGTCGGCGCAGGCCGCGGCCACCGACGCCCAGGGGGTCCTGGACAGGCTCTCCTCCACCGTGGCGGGCTCCTCCGACACCCTCGGCTCCGCCCTCTCGCAGCTCGGCGAGGCCAGGGACCAGGCCCGCACCCTCTCCTCCCGCCTGGACGACGCCCTCGTGGGCGGCGCCACCACCATGGCCGGCATCTCGTCGACGGCCTCCCACGACATCGGCGCCCTCGCGGGCGACATCGGCGGCGCCCAGGCCACGGTTGACTCGGCCGCGGCCCAGCTGCAGTCGGCCCAGGACAGCCTCTCCCAGGCGAAGCAGCGCCTCGACCAGGCCGTGGCCGACCTGCCCGTGGACGGCCCCCTCGGCGACCGCGTCGCCGAGCTCAAGCAGCGCCTCCAGGAGCAGTCCGGCCGCATCCAGGCCCAGCTCGACGCCCAGCAGGAGGCCCTGGACCGGCTCTCGAAGCTCTCTGACGCCGTGAAGAACGCCACGTCGGCGGCCGACTCCGGCGCCCAGGGGGTCAACGACGCCGTGAAGGGGGCCGCCGACGGGCTCCTCGACACCCGGGAAGCGCTCTCCCGCGACTCCCTGCCCCAGGCGGGGCAGGCCCTGGACGACTTCGCCGGGGCCGGCTCGTCGCTCCAGGGGGTCCTCGCCTCCCTCTCCACCTCCATCGAGGGGGCCAGGGGGTCCCTGGGCCAGCTCGTCGCCACCGTGCAGGAGGCCGACGGCGCCCTCGGCAACACCCGCGAGGCCCTCGACGGGGCCATGGGCACCCTCGACTCCCTCTCCGCCGACCTCGCGGCCGTGACGAGCTCCGAGGCCTTCTCATCCCTGAAGGAGCTCACCGAGGTGGACTCCGGGCGCCTCGCCGACTTCATGGGGTCGCCGGTGGCCATCGAGCAGAAGGCGGTCTTCCCCGTGGCCAACTACGGGTCCGGCGTGACCCCCTTCTACACCGACCTCGCCCTCTTCGTGGGAGGGTTCGTGCTCGTGTCCATCTACAAGCTCGAGGTGGACCGCGAGGGCATCGAGAACCTCAAGCCCTGGGAGGCCTACTTCGGCCGGTGGCTCCTGCTGTTCGTGGTGGGCGTGCTCCAGGCGCTGATCACCTGCGTGGGCGACCTCGTCCTGGGCATCCAGTGCGTGAGCCCGGCCGCCTTCATCCTCGCCGGCGTCGTGGAGTCGTTCGTCTACGTGAACATGGTCTACGCCCTGGCCGTGGCCTTCAAGCACGTGGGCAAGGCCCTCGCCGTGCTCATCGTCATCCTACAGATCCCGGGGTCGTCGGGCCTCTACCCCATCCAGATGCAGCCCGACTTCTTCCGCGCCCTCTCCCCGTGGCTGCCCTTCACCTACGGCAACAACGCCATGCGGGAGGCCATCGCCGGTTTCTACGACGGGCACTTCGGCCACGACATCCTCATGCTGCTGCTCTTTGTGGTGCCCTCGCTCCTGGTGGGCGTGGTGCTCAGGCGCTACCTGCTCAACCTCAACCGCCTCTTCGACGCCAAGCTCCGCGACACCGACCTCATGATCTGCGAGCGCACCGAGCCGCCCGAGGCCCACTTCCGCCTCTCCACCCTGCTCAAGGCCGCCCTCGACTCAGAGTCCTACCTCAAGGTCTTCAACGAGCGCTGCACCTGGTTCAACCGCCACTACCAGCGCATGGTCCACGTGGGCTTCCGCTGCCTGGTGCTGTGCTCCACGGTGCTGCTCGTGCCCATGTTCGCGGCGGGGCCCGAGGTCAAGTTCACCGTCCTGGTGATATGGATCTGCGCAATCCTGGCACTCATCGCCTTCCTCGTGGTGGTGGAGTACCTCCACGAGCGCATGAACGAGAAGACCGACCTCACGTCGCTGCCCCACGACCGGCTCCTCGAGATGGTGGGAGAGAGCCTCGACCGCGAGGTGGCCCCCATCGCCCCGTTCTCCCGGATGGGGTGGCCCAAGGGGCGCCTGGAGCAGCTGCTCAAGGACGCCAGGGCGGACGAGCGCAGGGACGGCGACGGACCGGCGGAAGACGACCGCGGGAGAGGGGGTGACGGGCGATGA
- the metK gene encoding methionine adenosyltransferase produces MATETHYFTSESVTEGHPDKICDQVSDAILDAILAKEADLEAKGYVSPSGRHANVDAVRCACETFVTTGTVLVAGEIRTQAYVDVQHIARDVIREIGYDDPAYGFDADTCGVINMIHEQSPDIAMGVDESYGAQRGEAAELEDRIGAGDQGMMFGYATDETETLMPMPVHLAQRLSERLAKVRKDGTVSYLRPDGKTQVTVRYEDDEPKAVTAVVLSTQHDPLVESMDVIKHDMIEHVIAPVLDGEGIDWSDAEIYVNPTGRFVVGGPMGDTGLTGRKIIVDTYGGMGRHGGGAFSGKDATKVDRSAAYAARWVAKNVVAAGLAKRCEVELAYAIGVAYPISVLVDTHDTGVVPDAVIEQAVKEVFDLRPGAIIRDLKLRRPIFRKTAAYGHFGREDADFTWEATDKADELKAAVAALTE; encoded by the coding sequence ATGGCCACTGAGACCCATTACTTCACCTCCGAGAGCGTTACCGAGGGGCACCCCGACAAGATCTGCGACCAGGTCTCCGACGCCATCCTCGACGCCATTCTCGCCAAGGAGGCCGACCTCGAGGCCAAGGGCTACGTCTCCCCGTCGGGGCGCCACGCGAACGTGGACGCCGTCCGCTGCGCCTGCGAGACCTTCGTCACCACCGGCACCGTGCTCGTGGCCGGCGAGATCCGCACCCAGGCCTACGTGGACGTGCAGCACATCGCCCGCGACGTCATCCGCGAGATCGGCTACGACGACCCCGCCTACGGCTTCGATGCCGACACCTGCGGCGTCATCAACATGATTCACGAGCAGTCCCCCGACATCGCCATGGGCGTGGACGAGTCCTACGGCGCCCAGCGCGGCGAGGCCGCCGAGCTCGAGGACCGCATCGGCGCCGGCGACCAGGGCATGATGTTCGGCTACGCCACCGACGAGACCGAGACCCTCATGCCCATGCCGGTCCACCTGGCCCAGCGCCTCTCCGAGCGCCTGGCCAAGGTGCGCAAGGACGGCACCGTGTCCTACCTGCGCCCCGACGGCAAGACCCAGGTCACCGTGCGCTACGAGGACGACGAGCCCAAGGCCGTGACCGCCGTGGTCCTCTCCACCCAGCACGACCCCTTGGTGGAGTCCATGGACGTCATCAAGCACGACATGATCGAGCACGTCATCGCCCCGGTGCTCGACGGCGAGGGCATCGACTGGTCCGATGCCGAGATCTACGTCAACCCCACCGGCCGCTTCGTGGTGGGCGGCCCCATGGGCGACACCGGCCTCACCGGCCGCAAGATCATCGTCGACACCTACGGCGGCATGGGCCGCCACGGCGGCGGCGCGTTCTCGGGCAAGGACGCCACCAAGGTGGACCGCTCCGCCGCCTACGCCGCCCGCTGGGTGGCCAAGAACGTGGTGGCCGCCGGCCTCGCCAAGCGCTGCGAGGTGGAGCTCGCCTACGCCATCGGCGTGGCCTACCCCATTTCCGTTCTGGTGGACACCCATGACACCGGCGTGGTGCCCGACGCCGTGATCGAGCAGGCCGTCAAGGAGGTCTTCGACCTGCGCCCCGGCGCCATCATCCGCGACCTCAAGCTGCGCCGCCCGATCTTTCGCAAGACCGCTGCCTACGGCCACTTCGGCCGCGAGGACGCCGACTTCACCTGGGAGGCCACCGACAAGGCCGACGAGCTCAAGGCCGCCGTGGCCGCCCTCACCGAGTAG
- a CDS encoding Fic family protein, protein MHLFEYPWPELASDPTILGLLAETERGRGGWEAVSDGRAAPLSSMASDTRIMSTLASNAIEGIRTTPERGLAVAGGIAAPRTHDEREIAGYRDALTLVQENHGAMEPTPGLILQLHRDLYRRSGESIGGRFKDSDNVIAEVGPDGALSTRFKPVSASRTPDAVEELCRAWSAAHEDGGVSPLLLCGAFVLDFTCIHPFSDGNGRMSRILTQLLLLKDGYDAVLYSPLEAVIERRRPEYYDALQASSMGWHENASDPRPFLAFHLEALTECQQEARRRLEGRGGAPTSKGDRVVEFMAFHQGPFRKADILAALPDISEITVKRVLAQARRDGLLELLGSGRSSAYLWRGDAGRP, encoded by the coding sequence ATGCACCTCTTCGAGTACCCCTGGCCAGAGCTTGCATCGGACCCGACCATCCTTGGGCTCCTCGCAGAGACCGAACGCGGACGCGGCGGATGGGAGGCTGTCAGTGACGGAAGGGCCGCACCCCTCTCCTCCATGGCATCAGACACCAGGATCATGAGCACCCTGGCCTCCAACGCCATCGAGGGAATCCGTACCACGCCCGAACGCGGCCTTGCCGTGGCCGGAGGCATTGCAGCGCCGCGCACCCATGACGAGCGTGAGATCGCGGGCTACAGGGACGCGCTCACCCTCGTACAGGAGAACCACGGCGCCATGGAGCCCACTCCCGGGCTCATCCTCCAGCTGCACCGCGACCTTTACAGAAGGAGCGGGGAGTCCATCGGGGGCCGTTTCAAGGACAGCGACAACGTCATCGCGGAGGTCGGGCCCGACGGCGCCCTCTCCACGAGGTTCAAGCCCGTCTCCGCAAGCAGGACACCGGATGCCGTGGAGGAGCTCTGCCGGGCATGGTCGGCAGCTCATGAGGACGGCGGCGTTAGCCCGCTCCTCCTCTGTGGCGCCTTCGTCCTCGACTTCACCTGCATTCACCCGTTCTCGGACGGCAACGGACGCATGAGCAGGATCCTGACACAGCTCCTGCTCCTCAAGGACGGGTACGACGCCGTGCTCTACTCCCCCCTCGAGGCCGTCATAGAGCGCCGTCGTCCCGAGTACTACGACGCCTTGCAGGCATCCTCCATGGGATGGCACGAGAACGCGTCGGACCCGAGGCCGTTTCTCGCCTTCCACCTCGAGGCCTTGACGGAGTGCCAGCAAGAGGCTCGCCGGAGGCTCGAGGGCCGGGGAGGCGCCCCGACATCCAAAGGCGACAGGGTCGTCGAGTTCATGGCCTTCCACCAAGGCCCGTTCCGGAAAGCGGACATCTTGGCCGCCCTGCCAGACATCTCCGAGATCACGGTCAAGAGGGTGCTCGCGCAGGCCCGGCGCGACGGCTTGCTGGAGCTGCTGGGGTCGGGGAGGTCGTCCGCCTACCTGTGGAGGGGCGACGCGGGCCGCCCGTAG
- a CDS encoding recombinase family protein has translation MDHRSFGYARVSSADQNLDRQLDAFAELGLDAVYEDKASGKDFDRPGWRRLKRRLRAGDVLYVLSIDRIGRNYDEIIAEWRELTRDRGVDIVVLDMPLLDTRSDAEGVTGAFISDIVLQLLAYVAHLEREKIRERQAQGIAAARARGKHLGRPRIARPDCYEAVREEFLRGDLTRRQAARRLQVSVSTFDRWRAEDGACAQTAG, from the coding sequence ATGGACCACCGTTCCTTCGGCTACGCGCGCGTGTCGTCCGCAGACCAGAACCTCGACCGCCAGCTTGACGCCTTCGCGGAGCTGGGGCTCGACGCCGTGTACGAGGACAAGGCCAGCGGCAAGGACTTCGACCGCCCGGGGTGGCGCCGTCTCAAGCGGCGGCTCAGGGCGGGCGACGTCCTCTACGTGCTGAGCATCGACCGCATCGGCCGCAACTACGACGAGATAATCGCGGAGTGGCGCGAGCTCACGCGCGACAGGGGCGTGGACATCGTGGTGCTCGACATGCCGCTGCTGGACACGCGCTCGGACGCCGAGGGCGTCACGGGCGCCTTCATCTCGGACATCGTTCTCCAGCTCCTCGCCTACGTGGCCCATCTCGAGAGGGAGAAGATCCGCGAGCGGCAGGCCCAGGGCATCGCCGCCGCACGGGCCCGCGGCAAGCACCTCGGGCGCCCCAGGATCGCGCGCCCCGACTGCTACGAGGCCGTGAGGGAGGAGTTCCTCCGCGGCGACCTTACCCGCAGGCAGGCGGCCCGTCGCCTCCAAGTGAGCGTCTCGACCTTCGACCGTTGGAGGGCCGAGGACGGTGCCTGCGCCCAGACGGCCGGTTGA
- the priA gene encoding replication restart helicase PriA has product MPFASVVLDIPTRALTEPYDYRVPDRLAGQVDVGATVLVTFSGRSAVGYVVAMDEEPPAGVDPAKVRDVEEVLAAPAFDGVAARLALWMAHEYAAPPASCLRLLLPPGQTVKVVRDDGSGPWRLVNEQVKAADDRWVRLGEGADGYEPRRNAVRQRELLAALAEGPQRLAELKAVVPGAQGAVTALAKKGVVVVEGRRTQGPATTLSSARAAHPERLSDGQVQALDAVDAAVADGSGGVVLVDGVTGSGKTEVYLSAIERVLGQGRGAVVLVPEISLTAQTVGRFRSRFGDTVSILHSRLSTGERREQWERIRSGEARVVVGARSALFAPMADLGLVVVDEEHEHSYKQDQAPRYHARDVAAELARLRGGALVLGSATPSMEAVSRCARGSWRGAAWTSVTMEERPGGATLPAVQVVDMRSQFAANNNSPFSAPLRKALVENFEAGHKSVLLLNRRGFATFLMCRDCGCVPTCPHCSTALTYHERTHELACHSCGRTWPQAAFPNPSTHCPACGSRYLAAYGVGTQRVEDELRMMLPDAPVVRMDADTTRGKGAHQALLEEFDAADGAVLIGTQMIAKGLDFPEVTLVGVINADTTLKLPDFRASERTYDLLEQVAGRAGRGEDPGRVLVQTYWPTHPAVTCVAGHDRAAFRAFELADREEAAYPPFRRLGNVVVSGVNGALVERVVAQIAAALRSQAEGEQGWQVVGPAECVKGKVADRLRRHVLVKAPVDGDLGGFLARACSAVDSRGVSVAIDVDAYDLL; this is encoded by the coding sequence GTGCCCTTCGCCTCCGTCGTCCTCGACATCCCCACCCGCGCCCTCACGGAGCCCTACGACTACCGGGTGCCCGACCGCCTCGCCGGGCAGGTGGACGTGGGTGCCACGGTGCTCGTCACCTTCTCGGGCCGCTCCGCCGTGGGCTACGTGGTGGCCATGGACGAGGAGCCCCCGGCCGGTGTCGACCCCGCCAAGGTGCGCGACGTCGAGGAGGTGCTCGCCGCCCCGGCCTTCGACGGGGTGGCGGCACGGCTCGCCCTCTGGATGGCCCACGAGTACGCCGCACCCCCGGCCTCCTGCCTGAGGCTCCTCCTGCCGCCGGGCCAGACGGTCAAGGTGGTGCGCGACGACGGCTCGGGGCCCTGGCGCCTCGTCAACGAGCAGGTCAAGGCCGCCGACGACCGCTGGGTGCGCCTGGGCGAGGGGGCGGACGGGTACGAGCCGCGCAGGAACGCCGTGCGCCAGCGCGAGCTCCTCGCCGCCCTCGCCGAGGGGCCGCAGCGCCTCGCCGAGCTCAAGGCCGTGGTGCCGGGAGCCCAGGGGGCCGTGACGGCGCTGGCCAAGAAGGGCGTCGTGGTGGTGGAGGGCCGCCGCACCCAGGGACCGGCCACCACGCTCTCCAGCGCCCGGGCCGCCCATCCGGAGCGCCTGTCGGACGGCCAGGTGCAGGCCCTCGACGCCGTGGACGCCGCCGTGGCCGACGGCTCCGGCGGCGTGGTGCTCGTGGACGGCGTCACGGGGTCGGGCAAGACGGAGGTCTACCTCTCGGCCATCGAGCGGGTGCTCGGGCAGGGGAGGGGCGCCGTGGTGCTCGTGCCCGAGATCTCGCTCACGGCCCAGACCGTGGGCCGGTTCCGCAGCCGCTTCGGTGACACGGTGTCCATCCTGCACTCGAGGCTCTCCACCGGCGAGCGCCGCGAGCAGTGGGAGCGCATCCGCTCCGGCGAGGCCCGCGTCGTGGTGGGCGCTCGCTCGGCGCTGTTCGCGCCCATGGCCGACCTCGGCCTCGTGGTGGTGGACGAGGAGCACGAGCACTCCTACAAGCAGGACCAGGCGCCCCGCTACCACGCCCGCGACGTCGCCGCAGAGCTCGCGCGCCTGCGCGGGGGCGCCCTCGTGCTGGGGAGCGCCACGCCGTCCATGGAGGCGGTGTCCCGCTGCGCCCGCGGGTCGTGGCGCGGCGCGGCGTGGACGTCGGTGACCATGGAGGAGCGCCCCGGCGGGGCGACGCTGCCCGCGGTGCAGGTCGTGGACATGCGCAGCCAGTTTGCCGCCAACAACAACTCGCCGTTCTCGGCACCGCTCCGCAAGGCCCTGGTCGAGAACTTCGAGGCGGGGCACAAGTCTGTGCTGCTGCTCAACCGCCGCGGGTTCGCCACGTTCCTCATGTGCCGCGACTGCGGGTGCGTGCCCACGTGCCCGCACTGCTCCACGGCGCTCACCTACCACGAGCGCACCCATGAGCTCGCCTGCCACTCCTGCGGGCGCACCTGGCCCCAGGCGGCGTTTCCCAACCCGTCCACGCACTGCCCGGCGTGCGGCAGCCGCTACCTCGCCGCCTACGGCGTGGGCACCCAGCGCGTGGAGGACGAGCTGCGGATGATGCTGCCCGACGCCCCCGTCGTGCGCATGGACGCCGACACCACCCGGGGCAAGGGGGCCCACCAGGCGCTGCTCGAGGAGTTCGACGCGGCGGACGGCGCGGTGCTCATCGGCACGCAGATGATAGCCAAGGGCCTGGACTTCCCCGAGGTCACGCTCGTGGGCGTCATCAACGCCGACACCACCCTCAAGCTGCCCGACTTCCGCGCGTCCGAGAGGACCTACGACCTCCTGGAGCAGGTGGCGGGCCGCGCGGGCCGCGGCGAGGACCCGGGCCGCGTGCTGGTGCAGACCTACTGGCCCACGCACCCGGCCGTGACGTGCGTGGCCGGCCACGACCGCGCGGCGTTCAGGGCCTTCGAGCTGGCCGACCGCGAGGAGGCCGCCTACCCGCCGTTCAGGCGGCTGGGCAACGTGGTGGTGTCGGGCGTCAACGGGGCGCTCGTGGAGCGCGTGGTGGCCCAGATCGCCGCGGCGCTGCGCTCCCAGGCCGAGGGCGAGCAGGGCTGGCAGGTCGTGGGGCCGGCGGAGTGCGTGAAGGGCAAGGTGGCCGACCGCCTGCGGCGCCACGTGCTGGTGAAGGCGCCGGTGGACGGCGACCTGGGCGGCTTTCTGGCCAGGGCCTGCTCGGCGGTGGACAGCCGGGGCGTCTCGGTGGCCATCGACGTGGACGCCTACGACCTGCTGTAG